In the genome of Acidobacteriota bacterium, one region contains:
- a CDS encoding MG2 domain-containing protein translates to MAGRWEWKDILIALLGLVVLVLGGLLWRGEADAERREGGTDEVAVFDVVLDREGRKFLEVHFDRPLGEGLVGDVLAPPPATLHPAVGGVWRWRDRGVLRFEATGALPAATEIEISLIADRILGQGERLVGESVQRVVTDQFLVEQVDVYEEPAPDGADAQVIYRGELRFNYPVNPEELAPLIALEDGAQDVPVELETYWPAAVVGFRTGPVTKSKAERSLAFSIVEDLTPANGNVPLAGPFTQEIPVGSREVLAVRGVQAQPGESESSLRIRLSSPVAPSVAQRFLTLEPAVADLRLSASRNELIATGAMVPGSTYTVQLAAGLPAGDGASLKEAFEQKVSLPNLEPSIEIRGAGMFLPASGSRTLAVETVNVDRFTLAIDRVYLNNLFYALQEGGFSATGSTGYVSTPRHAMGGRLRSVELRVEGGRNRKVATTVTLDQYADLEGPGLYRASVTRRGNWRGSTRWVLLTDLGVVAKQSGDDFLVVVSSLDDLAAVAGARVRLLSSQNQLVAEGRTDARGLWRLGGDLAARLGSDNARPYLVTVERGDDFSFLVLDQARVDTTGLDVGGAPLSAQGYSAFLYGERDLYRPGETVEGLGILRDAALAAPAALPVVLRHRDPRGRERDLLRKTSDDKGLVPFELELPAYSLTGNHSLDLEIGNAVVSRYLFQVEEFIPDRIKAAITPGEAPLPGEELSFEVEGRYLFGPPGADLPVEARVRLVDSTFAPEGFEGFIFRNGDRRFEDQPLLTEEGTLDAEGRKRFAVAVPRGLTAPSSLQAILTARVSERGGRGVTARQRVAVHPVPYYPGLRKVAEGYGEPGQATEFELVTVDPAGQAVAAEGLRAELFRDRWNTVLRRTPSGTYRYESSREATLVDTLALTAPDGRSAFSFTPPETGAYRVVLTDLQTSASTEVGFYASGWGYAPWAIDNPARVELDLDRGEYGPGDTAVVQVRAPFAGRLLLTVERDRIFHTELHELTGNTATLSIPLSGALRPNAYVTALVVRNADDLGDGEVTRAFGAVPISVDRTSNRLDLEIVAPEEMRSERSLEVAVAAAPGATVTVAAVDEGILQLVSQATADPFAFFYRKLGLSVRTFDGFSLLLPEVPVAGDLAVGGGAAGAGMAQYVQTDSIRRVVPVAYWSGPLTAGADGRVETSFEVPNFQGALRVMVVAADGRRFGSEEQMVRVRDPLVVTPTFPRFLAWGDQANIPVTVRNDTGSAGDFEVRIEGLGEPVKGKVSVPDGSEAVTYVPIVAPDAGSLAELKVVVQGNGEAARSEVALPMRSHLPYRVVEQAGPVDGNPLEVRALADWARPGSVERTLRLGPVPLVQFAGKLAGLLRYPYGCLEQTVSTAFPLIYLEDLARRLEPELFNEDAGRPAPAAAVEEGIRRISRMQNHTGGFTLWPGGGETAAWPSVWATHFLVEARRAGYSVEGFLYDGALRWTGNQARAKATYGAAELERTVYALYVLARADRPDLGTMDFLRQQKQMDLSPSSRALLAAAYSGDATAVDELTAGIEDAAAIGRHTGGNLGSQLRNRALLLLALAESKPGDPRIGTLVDRLARDLDTGRGWTTQESAFALLALGEVFRRQEESADYGGAVAVGGRRLGRFDAEMTAFPSIAGSEPLVVTFDDGFEAGDAFYSVYTRGLPTEEAFRPENAGLEVEREWFDRERNRVDPARISQGDLIVIKTRVRSITGQVDNIVLQTLLPAGLEVENPRLDTTETLPWITDADLLPDYLDLRDDRLLLFTDLSANQWKTFYSLVRAVVPGTFKLPPVEAEAMYNPSLRAVGAAGVLEVSARRP, encoded by the coding sequence ATGGCCGGACGCTGGGAGTGGAAGGACATCTTGATCGCGCTGTTGGGCCTCGTCGTGCTGGTGCTCGGAGGGCTTCTCTGGCGGGGCGAAGCGGACGCCGAGCGCCGTGAGGGCGGGACGGACGAGGTCGCCGTGTTCGACGTGGTGCTCGATCGCGAAGGGCGCAAGTTTCTGGAGGTGCACTTTGACCGGCCGCTGGGCGAGGGGTTGGTGGGCGACGTGCTGGCGCCGCCGCCGGCCACCCTCCATCCCGCCGTCGGCGGCGTGTGGCGCTGGCGCGATCGTGGGGTGCTGCGGTTCGAAGCTACCGGCGCGCTGCCGGCCGCCACGGAGATCGAAATCTCGCTCATTGCGGACCGCATCCTCGGGCAGGGCGAACGGTTGGTGGGGGAGTCCGTCCAGCGGGTGGTGACGGATCAATTCCTGGTGGAGCAGGTGGACGTCTACGAAGAGCCGGCGCCGGATGGCGCCGATGCGCAGGTGATCTACCGCGGCGAGCTGCGCTTCAACTACCCGGTGAATCCGGAGGAACTGGCTCCCCTGATCGCCCTCGAGGACGGCGCTCAGGACGTGCCGGTGGAGCTGGAGACCTACTGGCCGGCGGCGGTGGTCGGTTTCCGCACCGGGCCGGTGACCAAGAGCAAGGCCGAGCGCTCGCTCGCCTTTTCGATCGTCGAGGATCTGACCCCGGCGAACGGCAACGTGCCGCTCGCCGGACCTTTCACCCAGGAAATCCCCGTCGGCTCGCGGGAGGTGCTGGCGGTGCGTGGAGTACAGGCGCAACCGGGCGAGAGCGAGTCGTCCCTGCGCATCCGCCTGTCGTCGCCGGTGGCCCCGTCCGTCGCCCAGCGGTTCCTCACCCTCGAACCGGCGGTGGCGGATCTCCGCCTGTCGGCCAGTCGCAACGAGCTGATCGCCACCGGGGCGATGGTGCCGGGCTCCACCTACACGGTGCAGCTCGCCGCCGGTCTACCGGCGGGCGATGGCGCCTCCTTGAAGGAGGCCTTCGAGCAGAAGGTGTCGCTGCCCAACCTCGAACCCTCCATTGAGATTCGCGGTGCTGGCATGTTCCTGCCGGCGAGCGGTTCCCGCACCCTGGCGGTGGAGACGGTCAATGTCGACCGCTTCACCCTGGCGATCGACCGGGTGTATTTGAACAACCTGTTCTATGCCCTGCAGGAGGGAGGATTTTCGGCCACTGGCTCGACCGGCTATGTTTCGACCCCCCGGCACGCCATGGGGGGAAGGTTGCGGAGCGTCGAGCTGAGGGTGGAGGGCGGCCGCAACCGCAAGGTCGCGACGACGGTGACCCTGGACCAATACGCCGATCTCGAAGGTCCCGGCCTCTACCGCGCTTCCGTCACCCGGCGGGGTAACTGGCGCGGCTCGACCCGATGGGTGCTGCTGACCGACCTCGGAGTGGTCGCCAAGCAGTCCGGCGACGACTTTCTGGTGGTGGTTTCGTCCCTCGACGATCTCGCGGCCGTCGCCGGGGCGCGGGTGCGGCTGCTGTCGAGCCAGAATCAGCTAGTTGCCGAGGGCCGGACGGACGCGCGAGGCCTTTGGCGCCTCGGCGGCGATTTGGCCGCCAGGCTCGGCTCCGACAACGCCCGACCCTACCTAGTGACGGTGGAGCGCGGCGACGATTTCAGCTTTCTGGTGCTCGATCAGGCGCGGGTGGATACCACCGGCCTGGATGTGGGCGGTGCCCCGCTGAGCGCTCAGGGCTATTCGGCCTTCCTCTACGGCGAACGGGATCTCTATCGGCCGGGCGAAACGGTCGAGGGATTGGGCATCCTGCGGGATGCCGCCCTCGCCGCGCCGGCGGCCTTGCCGGTGGTGCTGCGCCATCGCGATCCGCGCGGCCGGGAACGGGACCTCCTGCGCAAGACTTCCGACGACAAGGGCCTGGTGCCCTTCGAGCTGGAGCTGCCGGCCTACTCCCTGACCGGCAATCACAGCTTGGACCTGGAGATCGGCAACGCGGTAGTGAGCCGCTACCTGTTCCAGGTGGAGGAATTCATCCCGGATCGCATCAAGGCGGCTATCACCCCTGGCGAGGCGCCGCTGCCCGGCGAAGAATTGTCCTTCGAGGTGGAGGGGCGTTACCTCTTCGGTCCGCCGGGGGCCGATCTGCCGGTGGAGGCGCGGGTGCGCCTGGTGGATTCGACCTTCGCCCCGGAGGGCTTCGAGGGTTTCATTTTCCGCAACGGTGACCGCCGCTTCGAGGATCAACCGCTGCTGACCGAAGAAGGCACCCTCGACGCCGAAGGCCGCAAGCGATTTGCCGTCGCCGTGCCGCGCGGCCTGACGGCGCCGTCGAGCCTGCAGGCGATCCTCACCGCGCGGGTTTCGGAGCGCGGCGGCCGCGGGGTCACCGCGCGGCAGCGGGTGGCCGTTCACCCGGTTCCTTACTACCCGGGTCTGCGCAAGGTCGCCGAAGGCTACGGCGAGCCGGGGCAGGCGACAGAGTTCGAACTGGTGACGGTCGATCCCGCGGGCCAGGCGGTGGCCGCAGAGGGACTGCGGGCGGAACTGTTCCGCGACCGCTGGAACACCGTGCTGCGGCGCACCCCCTCGGGTACCTACCGCTACGAGTCGAGCCGCGAGGCGACGCTGGTCGACACCCTTGCTCTGACCGCGCCGGACGGCCGATCGGCCTTCTCCTTCACTCCGCCGGAGACCGGCGCCTACCGGGTAGTGCTGACGGATCTTCAAACCTCCGCCTCGACGGAGGTCGGCTTCTACGCCTCCGGCTGGGGCTATGCCCCTTGGGCGATCGACAACCCGGCGCGGGTCGAGCTGGATCTCGACCGCGGCGAGTACGGCCCCGGCGACACGGCGGTGGTACAGGTGCGCGCGCCCTTTGCCGGCCGGCTGCTGCTGACCGTGGAGCGGGACCGCATCTTCCACACGGAGTTGCACGAACTCACCGGCAATACCGCCACCTTGAGCATTCCGCTGTCCGGTGCCCTGCGGCCGAACGCCTACGTCACGGCGCTGGTGGTGAGAAACGCTGACGACCTGGGCGACGGCGAGGTCACCCGCGCCTTCGGAGCGGTGCCGATCTCCGTCGACCGCACTTCCAACCGGCTGGATCTAGAGATCGTGGCGCCGGAGGAAATGCGCTCCGAGCGCAGTCTGGAGGTGGCCGTCGCGGCGGCTCCCGGAGCGACGGTGACGGTGGCGGCGGTGGATGAAGGGATCCTGCAACTCGTCTCCCAGGCGACGGCGGATCCCTTCGCCTTCTTCTACCGCAAGCTCGGCCTGAGCGTGCGCACCTTCGACGGCTTCTCGCTGCTTCTGCCGGAGGTGCCGGTGGCCGGCGACCTGGCCGTGGGCGGCGGCGCCGCCGGCGCCGGCATGGCGCAGTACGTCCAGACGGACAGCATCCGGCGGGTGGTGCCGGTGGCCTACTGGTCCGGACCACTGACCGCCGGGGCCGACGGCCGGGTGGAGACCTCCTTCGAGGTGCCCAACTTCCAGGGGGCGCTGCGGGTGATGGTGGTGGCTGCGGACGGTCGCCGTTTCGGTTCCGAGGAACAGATGGTGCGGGTGCGCGATCCGCTGGTGGTCACCCCCACCTTCCCCCGCTTCCTCGCCTGGGGCGACCAGGCAAACATTCCGGTGACGGTGCGCAACGATACCGGTTCCGCGGGCGATTTCGAGGTCCGCATCGAAGGCCTCGGCGAGCCGGTGAAAGGCAAGGTCAGCGTGCCGGACGGTTCCGAGGCGGTGACCTACGTGCCGATCGTCGCGCCGGACGCCGGCTCCCTGGCCGAGCTGAAGGTGGTGGTCCAAGGCAACGGCGAAGCGGCGCGCTCGGAGGTGGCCTTGCCGATGCGCTCTCACCTGCCGTACCGGGTGGTGGAGCAGGCCGGTCCGGTGGACGGCAATCCTTTGGAGGTTCGGGCGCTCGCTGACTGGGCGCGGCCGGGCTCGGTGGAGCGCACCCTGCGCCTGGGGCCGGTGCCGCTGGTGCAGTTCGCCGGCAAGCTGGCGGGGCTGTTGCGTTACCCGTACGGTTGCCTGGAGCAGACCGTCTCGACGGCCTTTCCTCTGATCTACCTGGAAGATCTGGCGCGGCGACTGGAACCGGAACTGTTCAATGAGGATGCCGGCCGGCCGGCTCCGGCGGCGGCGGTGGAGGAGGGCATCCGGCGGATCAGCCGGATGCAGAACCACACCGGCGGTTTCACCTTGTGGCCCGGTGGCGGGGAGACCGCCGCTTGGCCGAGCGTGTGGGCGACCCACTTCCTGGTAGAAGCGCGCCGCGCCGGCTACAGCGTCGAGGGCTTCCTTTACGACGGGGCTCTGCGCTGGACCGGCAACCAGGCGCGGGCCAAGGCGACCTACGGTGCGGCGGAGTTGGAGCGCACCGTCTATGCGCTCTACGTCCTCGCCCGGGCGGATCGTCCGGATCTCGGCACCATGGACTTCTTGCGCCAACAGAAGCAGATGGATCTTTCGCCCTCGTCCCGGGCGCTGTTGGCCGCCGCCTACTCCGGCGACGCGACGGCCGTCGATGAACTGACCGCCGGCATCGAGGACGCGGCGGCGATCGGCCGCCATACCGGTGGCAATCTCGGCTCACAGCTCCGCAATCGGGCGCTGCTGCTCCTTGCCCTAGCGGAGAGCAAGCCGGGAGATCCGCGCATCGGCACCCTGGTGGACCGGCTGGCGCGGGACCTCGACACCGGCCGCGGCTGGACCACCCAGGAATCCGCCTTTGCCCTGCTGGCCCTGGGCGAGGTGTTCCGGCGGCAGGAAGAATCCGCCGACTACGGCGGTGCAGTGGCGGTGGGCGGCCGCCGCCTCGGCCGCTTCGACGCCGAGATGACGGCCTTTCCGTCGATCGCCGGGAGCGAACCGCTGGTCGTCACCTTCGACGACGGTTTTGAAGCCGGTGACGCCTTCTACAGCG